A stretch of the Musa acuminata AAA Group cultivar baxijiao chromosome BXJ2-7, Cavendish_Baxijiao_AAA, whole genome shotgun sequence genome encodes the following:
- the LOC103991955 gene encoding phospholipid hydroperoxide glutathione peroxidase 1, chloroplastic: MASAAAASSALFYANPTLHAGFQDRRAKTPTAEFLHLSAKFSDGLPTSAFRVLKHPSRLRQNLGSVGRPGRTPGVAYATAATEKRVHDFTVKDIDGKDVSLNKFKGKILLIVNVASRCGLTSSNYSELSHIYEKYKTQGFEVLAFPCNQFGGQEPGSNSEIKQFACTRFKADFPIFDKVDVNGPNAAPVYQFLKSSAGGFLGDLIKWNFEKFLVDKNGKVVERYPPTTSPFQIEKDIQKLLAA; encoded by the exons ATGGCTTCCGCAGCTGCCGCATCCTCCGCCCTCTTCTACGCCAACCCTACGCTGCACGCCGGCTTCCAGGACAGGAGAGCGAAAACCCCCACGGCGGAGTTCCTCCATCTGTCTGCTAAGTTCTCGGACGGATTGCCCACGTCCGCCTTTCGGGTCCTCAAGCACCCCTCCCGGTTGCGTCAAAACCTTGGATCTGTGGGAAGACCAGGGAGGACTCCCGGTGTGGCCTATGCCACCGCTGCCACCGAGAAGAGAGTCCATGATTTCACCGTGAAG GATATTGATGGCAAGGATGTTTCTCTCAACAAATTCAAAGGAAAGATTCTGTTGATCGTTAACGTTGCTTCAAGATG TGGATTGACATCATCAAATTACTCTGAGCTCTCTCACATTTACGAGAAGTACAAGACCCAAG GATTTGAGGTTTTGGCCTTCCCTTGCAATCAATTTGGGGGACAAGAACCTGGATCAAATTCAGAAATTAAACAGTTTGCCTGTACAAGGTTCAAAGCAGATTTTCCTATTTTTGATAAG GTTGATGTTAATGGACCAAATGCTGCACCAGTTTATCAGTTTCTCAAGTCTAGTGCTGGAGGATTTCTAGGGGATCTTATAAAGTGGAACTTTGAGAAGTTCTTGGTAGATAAGAATGGGAAAGTTGTGGAGAGATATCCACCAACAACTTCCCCTTTCCAGATCGAG AAGGATATCCAGAAACTCCTTGCAGCATAA